The following are from one region of the Streptomyces fradiae genome:
- a CDS encoding tetratricopeptide repeat protein codes for MALSRAVPNLAFRRLRGQRSPAEFAAAVRRAAREIGEQVACDARYIGRVEAGEIRCPNYAYERVFLHMFPGLSLADLGFSAREAVRGRRPAAVAAGAPPPLAFTTRNDEESDVLRRAFMTGGTATLATASLGLGGSAAVAIPAPRSVHRVGDAEVRAVEEAVRQIRLLDDRHGAEGLYRRATQPLRSAYALLDAGVTTRRATADRLHNGAGELAISVGWLAHDSGRLDDARSHYAEALATARMAGDSALEAHAFCNASFLARDSGRYREAVRAAQAGLRAATPLASDRLLALLTLREAGAWAGLGDRGACSAALGRAHAHFGRGPGEGDPEWMSFFGEPELEAQEALCWSLLGDWSRAARHAQRATVLQDPHFARNLALYRTQLAGNLARAGRPDEAAAEIRRVEDSLAGVESARIRSLLTETRKVIAAH; via the coding sequence ATGGCGTTGTCACGGGCAGTTCCCAATCTCGCCTTCCGCAGGCTCCGCGGACAGCGTTCGCCGGCGGAGTTCGCCGCGGCCGTCCGCCGGGCGGCACGGGAGATCGGCGAGCAGGTCGCGTGCGACGCCCGCTACATCGGCCGCGTCGAGGCGGGCGAGATCCGCTGCCCGAACTACGCGTACGAGCGGGTCTTCCTGCACATGTTCCCCGGACTGAGCCTTGCGGACCTGGGGTTCTCGGCGCGGGAGGCCGTTCGCGGCCGGCGGCCGGCCGCCGTGGCGGCCGGGGCACCGCCGCCCCTCGCCTTCACCACCCGGAACGATGAGGAGAGCGACGTGCTGCGTCGCGCATTCATGACCGGCGGCACCGCCACCCTGGCGACCGCCTCGCTGGGCCTCGGCGGCTCGGCCGCCGTGGCCATCCCGGCCCCCCGCTCGGTCCACCGCGTCGGCGACGCCGAGGTCCGCGCCGTAGAGGAAGCGGTTCGCCAGATCCGGCTGCTCGACGACCGGCACGGCGCCGAGGGGCTCTACCGGCGGGCCACCCAGCCGCTGCGCTCCGCGTACGCCCTGCTCGACGCGGGCGTCACCACCCGCCGCGCCACGGCCGACCGGCTGCACAACGGCGCCGGTGAACTCGCCATCTCGGTCGGCTGGCTCGCCCACGACTCGGGCCGGCTCGACGATGCCCGCTCGCACTACGCCGAGGCCCTGGCCACCGCCCGGATGGCCGGCGACTCCGCCCTGGAGGCGCACGCCTTCTGCAACGCGTCGTTCCTGGCGCGGGACTCGGGCCGCTACCGCGAGGCGGTACGGGCCGCCCAGGCCGGGCTGCGGGCCGCGACACCGCTCGCCTCCGACCGGCTGCTCGCGCTGCTCACCCTCCGGGAGGCCGGGGCCTGGGCCGGGCTCGGCGACCGCGGCGCCTGCTCGGCGGCGCTCGGGCGGGCGCACGCCCACTTCGGGCGGGGCCCCGGCGAGGGCGACCCGGAGTGGATGTCCTTCTTCGGCGAGCCGGAGCTGGAGGCGCAGGAGGCGCTGTGCTGGTCGCTGCTCGGCGACTGGTCGCGCGCCGCCCGCCACGCCCAGCGCGCCACGGTCCTGCAGGACCCGCACTTCGCCCGTAACCTCGCCCTCTACCGCACCCAGCTGGCCGGCAACCTGGCCCGCGCGGGCCGCCCCGACGAGGCGGCGGCGGAGATCCGGCGGGTGGAGGACTCCCTGGCGGGCGTCGAGTCGGCCCGTATCCGCAGCCTGCTGACGGAGACCCGCAAGGTCATCGCCGCGCACTGA
- a CDS encoding histidine phosphatase family protein, with protein sequence MAPRILLARHGQTEWSLLGRHTGRTDIPLLDEGRRGAKLLGERLARGPWAGLDGVEVRTSPLVRARETCDLAGFGERAEDWDALMEWDYGAYEGMTPAEIQRVQPGWFIWRDGVPDGETMAELSARADRVVEWARSADRDVLVFAHGHILRSIGARWLGEDVSFAARIRLDPTSLSVLGWAYGDPAIERWNDTGHLEQ encoded by the coding sequence ATGGCACCGCGCATCCTGCTCGCCCGGCACGGCCAGACCGAATGGTCGCTGCTCGGCCGGCACACCGGCAGGACCGACATCCCCCTGCTCGACGAGGGCCGGCGCGGCGCCAAGCTCCTCGGCGAGCGGCTCGCCCGCGGCCCGTGGGCCGGCCTCGACGGCGTCGAGGTGCGCACCAGCCCGCTGGTGCGGGCCCGCGAGACCTGCGACCTGGCCGGTTTCGGCGAGCGCGCCGAGGACTGGGACGCGCTGATGGAGTGGGACTACGGCGCGTACGAGGGGATGACCCCGGCCGAGATCCAGCGGGTGCAGCCGGGCTGGTTCATCTGGCGCGACGGCGTGCCGGACGGAGAGACGATGGCCGAGCTGTCGGCCCGCGCCGACCGGGTCGTGGAGTGGGCCCGCTCGGCCGACCGCGACGTGCTCGTCTTCGCGCACGGCCACATCCTGCGCTCCATCGGCGCGCGCTGGCTGGGCGAGGACGTCTCCTTCGCCGCCCGCATCCGCCTCGACCCGACCAGCCTCTCGGTGCTCGGCTGGGCCTACGGCGACCCGGCGATCGAGCGCTGGAACGACACCGGGCACCTGGAGCAGTAG
- a CDS encoding phosphatase PAP2 family protein translates to MRRPRWWAELILIAAVYAAYSGGRLLARGDADSAVGHGLAILRIEETLALDFERPLNRLFTAVPALGVPADFAYASLHYLVTPAVLIWLYRRRPAAYLAARTWLMLATLLGLVGFTLLPTCPPRLLAPGHGFVDTMAHFSSYGWWGGEASAPRGLGSFTNQYAAMPSLHVGWALWCGVLLWRYGRTPLLKVLGAAYPLLTVLVVMGTANHYFLDAAAGAAVMGAGLLLTPLVRRALDRLQDRIFGGESERNHPRVSGGWETSAGERIPGQRPAPAAADDTPASAR, encoded by the coding sequence ATGCGCAGGCCACGCTGGTGGGCGGAGCTGATACTGATCGCCGCGGTGTACGCGGCCTACTCCGGCGGGCGACTGCTCGCCCGGGGCGACGCGGACTCGGCCGTGGGGCACGGGCTGGCGATCCTGCGGATCGAGGAGACCCTGGCGCTCGACTTCGAGCGCCCGCTGAACCGTCTGTTCACCGCGGTCCCGGCGCTCGGCGTGCCCGCCGACTTCGCGTACGCGTCCCTGCACTACCTGGTCACGCCCGCCGTCCTGATCTGGCTGTACCGCCGCCGCCCCGCCGCCTATCTGGCCGCCCGCACCTGGCTGATGCTCGCCACCCTCCTCGGCCTCGTCGGCTTCACGCTGCTGCCGACCTGCCCGCCGCGGCTGCTCGCCCCCGGGCACGGCTTCGTCGACACGATGGCGCACTTCAGCTCGTACGGCTGGTGGGGCGGGGAGGCCAGCGCGCCGCGCGGTCTCGGCTCGTTCACCAACCAGTACGCGGCGATGCCGAGTCTGCACGTCGGCTGGGCGCTGTGGTGCGGGGTGCTGCTGTGGCGGTACGGGCGGACGCCGCTGCTGAAGGTCCTGGGGGCGGCGTACCCGCTGCTGACCGTGCTCGTGGTGATGGGCACCGCCAACCACTACTTCCTGGACGCGGCGGCCGGGGCGGCGGTGATGGGGGCCGGGCTGCTGCTCACGCCGCTCGTACGCCGGGCCCTGGATCGACTCCAGGATCGGATCTTCGGGGGCGAATCGGAGCGAAACCACCCGCGTGTCAGTGGCGGATGGGAGACTTCCGCGGGTGAGCGCATCCCTGGGCAGCGGCCCGCACCGGCCGCCGCAGACGACACTCCGGCATCGGCTCGCTGA
- a CDS encoding AAA family ATPase encodes MPFDPSAEATRATEAILADTLRGSARGVVVDSPPGAGKSTLVVRAALELADAGRPLMIVAQTNAQVDDLVLRIAEKQPELAVGRLHSSDADPYDKALDDLEQVRKSAKAGDLVGLPVVVSTAAKWAHVKNVEPWAHAIVDEAYQMRSDALLAVAGLFERALFVGDPGQLDPFSVVGAEQWAGLSYDPSASAVSTLLAHNPELPQHRLPVSWRLPASAAPLVSDAFYPYTPFRSGTGHGDRRLSFGVPSDGSAPDRVLDEAAESGWGLLELPARHTPRTDPEAVHAVALVVRRLLDRGGASVSERSPDPAPLTPDRVAVGTAHRDQAAAVRAALADLGVTGVTVDTANRLQGREYDVTVVLHPLSGRPDATAFHLETGRLCVLASRHRHACIVVCRAGVTALLDEHPSTEPVQLGVTVKFPDGWEANHAVLSHLAEHRVSWAP; translated from the coding sequence CTGCCCTTCGACCCGTCCGCGGAGGCGACCCGGGCGACGGAGGCGATCCTGGCCGACACGCTGCGCGGCTCCGCCCGCGGCGTGGTCGTGGACTCTCCGCCGGGCGCCGGGAAATCGACGCTCGTGGTGCGGGCGGCGCTCGAACTGGCCGATGCCGGGCGCCCGTTGATGATCGTGGCGCAGACCAACGCGCAGGTGGACGACCTGGTGCTGCGGATCGCCGAGAAGCAGCCGGAGCTCGCGGTCGGCCGGCTGCACTCCAGCGACGCCGATCCGTACGACAAGGCGCTCGACGACCTGGAGCAGGTGCGGAAGTCGGCGAAGGCCGGGGACCTGGTGGGTCTGCCGGTGGTGGTGTCGACGGCCGCGAAGTGGGCGCACGTGAAGAACGTGGAGCCGTGGGCGCACGCGATCGTCGACGAGGCGTACCAGATGCGCTCGGACGCGCTGCTCGCCGTGGCGGGCCTGTTCGAGCGGGCGCTCTTCGTGGGCGACCCGGGGCAGCTGGACCCGTTCTCGGTGGTGGGCGCGGAGCAGTGGGCGGGCCTGTCGTACGACCCGTCGGCGTCGGCCGTCTCCACGCTCCTGGCGCACAACCCGGAGCTGCCGCAGCACCGGCTCCCGGTGTCCTGGCGGCTGCCGGCCTCGGCCGCGCCGCTGGTGTCGGATGCCTTCTACCCGTACACGCCCTTCCGCAGCGGCACCGGCCACGGCGACCGGCGTCTGTCCTTCGGCGTGCCCTCGGACGGCTCGGCCCCGGACCGGGTCCTCGACGAGGCCGCCGAGTCCGGCTGGGGCCTGCTCGAACTCCCCGCCCGCCACACCCCGCGCACCGATCCCGAGGCGGTCCACGCGGTCGCCCTCGTCGTGCGCCGCCTGCTCGACCGCGGCGGCGCCTCGGTCTCGGAGCGCTCCCCCGACCCGGCCCCCCTCACCCCGGACCGCGTCGCCGTCGGCACCGCCCACCGCGACCAGGCGGCGGCCGTCCGCGCGGCCCTCGCCGACCTCGGCGTCACGGGCGTCACCGTGGACACGGCGAACCGCCTCCAGGGCCGCGAGTACGACGTCACCGTCGTCCTCCACCCCCTCTCCGGCCGCCCCGACGCCACCGCCTTCCACCTGGAGACCGGCCGCCTCTGCGTCCTCGCCTCCCGCCACCGCCACGCCTGCATCGTCGTCTGCCGCGCCGGCGTCACCGCCCTCCTCGACGAACACCCCTCGACGGAACCGGTCCAGCTGGGCGTCACGGTGAAGTTCCCCGACGGGTGGGAGGCGAACCACGCGGTGCTCTCGCACCTGGCGGAGCACCGCGTGTCGTGGGCGCCGTGA
- a CDS encoding bifunctional DNA primase/polymerase, with product MTTWLSDETTVLYDICRHQPARVTEDGAAWLASATSRPGPALAHWEQRPASPAVLPCGTVFDVVNVEPTFGRRMLDRLWAEGPGSGPVAVHRGRMLLFAAPGTAQRLPSLLDWEEWGQEVPRPLCHGTGDAVTIPPLTPHDSSGPRWLVAPDTRKPWLPGPEVLLWACVRAVRAVRAADVRVSIFASADQDANVYDVSRRR from the coding sequence ATGACGACGTGGTTGAGCGACGAGACGACGGTCCTGTACGACATCTGCCGGCACCAGCCCGCGCGGGTCACCGAGGACGGCGCCGCCTGGCTCGCCTCCGCCACCTCGCGCCCGGGCCCCGCGCTCGCCCACTGGGAGCAGCGCCCCGCCTCCCCCGCCGTACTCCCCTGCGGCACGGTCTTCGACGTCGTCAACGTGGAGCCGACCTTCGGGCGCCGGATGCTGGACCGGCTGTGGGCCGAGGGCCCGGGCAGCGGCCCGGTCGCGGTCCACCGGGGCCGGATGCTGCTCTTCGCCGCCCCCGGCACCGCCCAGCGCTTACCGTCCCTGCTCGACTGGGAGGAGTGGGGCCAGGAGGTCCCCCGCCCGCTCTGCCACGGCACCGGCGACGCGGTCACCATCCCCCCGCTCACCCCGCACGACTCCTCGGGCCCCCGCTGGCTGGTCGCCCCCGACACCCGCAAGCCCTGGCTCCCCGGCCCCGAGGTCCTGCTGTGGGCCTGCGTGCGGGCCGTCCGGGCGGTTAGGGCGGCCGACGTGCGGGTATCGATTTTTGCTTCCGCCGACCAGGATGCTAATGTCTACGACGTCAGCAGGCGCCGCTAG
- a CDS encoding M6 family metalloprotease domain-containing protein, which translates to MERSRLRAGAAAFTSLAALAATGLVAGPAVAAPSAGPCALPRTAAHHSLGLDTWNRAYPRPARALDAVMIFLSFPDSPPLTTPAELTADHFPGTAEFFERASYGRFSLRVHPQAGWARMPQKSTAYAIRRDWSAEHRGAYLRDAIRAADAAVDFSRYDIVYLVADPDAPGVDSDATKVVNLEHPPEADGTEIKRVVTVFERHPPDRNVLAHETGHVFDLPDLYHRPTDGKGDWDTHVGDWDVMGSQFGLAPDLFAWHKWKLGWLDRAQVACVRGPGTHVIGLEPVAAAPVAGGTLGTRLAVVRTGEDSVLAIEARSATGNDADTCTEGVLVYRVRNRAASGDGPVEVVDTHPRTEACWERSVYPPLADAPLQEGESFTVPDTGVRVDVAERTPSGVWTIRITGPQPVG; encoded by the coding sequence GTGGAGCGCTCCCGCCTGCGGGCCGGCGCGGCCGCCTTCACCTCCCTCGCGGCGCTCGCCGCGACCGGTCTGGTGGCCGGGCCGGCCGTCGCCGCGCCCTCGGCGGGCCCGTGCGCCCTGCCCCGTACCGCCGCGCACCACTCCCTCGGCCTCGACACCTGGAACCGGGCCTACCCCCGGCCCGCCCGCGCCCTCGACGCCGTCATGATCTTCCTGTCCTTCCCCGACTCCCCGCCGCTCACCACCCCCGCCGAGCTGACCGCCGACCACTTCCCCGGCACCGCCGAGTTCTTCGAGCGCGCCTCCTACGGACGCTTCAGCCTGCGCGTCCACCCGCAGGCCGGCTGGGCCCGGATGCCGCAGAAATCCACCGCGTACGCGATACGGCGCGACTGGAGCGCCGAGCACCGCGGGGCCTATCTGCGCGACGCGATCCGGGCGGCCGACGCCGCCGTGGACTTCTCCCGCTACGACATCGTCTATCTGGTCGCCGACCCGGACGCGCCCGGCGTGGACTCCGACGCCACCAAGGTGGTCAACCTGGAACACCCGCCGGAGGCCGACGGTACCGAGATCAAGCGGGTCGTCACCGTCTTCGAGCGGCACCCGCCGGACCGCAACGTGCTCGCCCACGAGACCGGACACGTCTTCGACCTGCCCGACCTCTACCACCGGCCCACCGACGGCAAGGGCGACTGGGACACCCACGTCGGCGACTGGGACGTCATGGGCAGCCAGTTCGGCCTCGCGCCCGACCTCTTCGCCTGGCACAAGTGGAAGCTGGGCTGGCTCGACCGCGCCCAGGTGGCCTGCGTACGCGGCCCCGGCACCCACGTCATCGGCCTGGAACCGGTCGCCGCCGCCCCGGTCGCCGGCGGCACCCTCGGCACCCGGCTCGCCGTGGTCCGCACCGGCGAGGACAGCGTCCTGGCCATCGAGGCCCGCTCGGCCACCGGCAACGACGCCGACACCTGCACCGAGGGCGTCCTCGTCTACCGCGTCCGCAACCGCGCCGCCTCCGGCGACGGTCCCGTCGAGGTCGTCGACACCCACCCCCGCACCGAGGCCTGCTGGGAACGCTCCGTCTACCCCCCGCTCGCGGACGCCCCGCTCCAGGAGGGCGAGTCCTTCACGGTCCCGGACACCGGCGTCCGCGTGGACGTCGCCGAACGCACCCCCTCGGGCGTCTGGACCATCCGCATCACGGGCCCGCAGCCCGTCGGCTGA